A genomic region of Populus nigra chromosome 11, ddPopNigr1.1, whole genome shotgun sequence contains the following coding sequences:
- the LOC133668649 gene encoding cytochrome b561 and DOMON domain-containing protein At5g47530-like, whose product MARSVIFLAAIFLSLCTLSCIAQQQPCTTYKFSNNKQFSSCSDLPVLSSSLHWNYLPLSSRVEVAFRHTGVTDRRWIAWAINPTSGGMIGSQAIVSFQRTDGSLAVYTSPITSYGTRLEQGNLSFPVLDLSATNQNNEMIIYASSELHGNISTVNHLWQVGPMSENTPMMHSVAPSSPNVKSMGSLDFLSGRIKATRSSSTTLKNVHGILNTISWGILMPVGAVIARYLKRFESAGPLWFYLHVSCQLLAYILGGLSGFGTGIFLGIRSHGIEHGCHKIIGIVLFCLATAQVFVLFGGLVRPDKDSKYRPFFNWFHFVAGCSTLILSIFNIYKGFDILNAARFWRLTYSGIILTLLLVTLLLEICTRWCLPITKRSMSNTVDKNTSTVAAVAAMESQGVGLGKQEDVLLGYCYLCDSSPILGKGCHCQETAAGVAPSMCTHPRCQRLGVTIVEEELELAATIVKEELELVAPFLPINRQ is encoded by the exons ATGGCCCGTTCTGTGATTTTTCTGGCcgccatctttctttctttgtgcaCACTGTCATGCATAGCACAACAACAACCATGCACCACctataaattttcaaacaacAAACAGTTCTCTTCTTGCAGCGACTTGCCTGTTTTGAGTTCCTCTCTTCACTGGAACTACCTTCCATTATCCAGCAGAGTTGAGGTTGCCTTCAGGCATACTGGCGTGACCGATCGCAGATGGATTGCTTGGGCAATCAATCCAACTTCAGGAGGGATGATTGGTTCCCAAGCAATCGTTTCTTTTCAGAGAACGGATGGAAGTCTTGCGGTCTATACTTCGCCTATAACAAGTTATGGAACGCGATTGGAACAAGGAAATCTTAGCTTTCCTGTCTTGGACTTGTCTGCTACTAATCAGAACAATGAGATGATAATCTATGCAAGCTCAGAGCTCCATGGAAACATCAGCACAGTGAATCATCTCTGGCAAGTAGGCCCAATGTCTGAAAACACTCCAATGATGCATAGTGTTGCTCCATCCAGTCCCAACGTCAAATCCATGGGGAGTTTGGACTTCCTTTCAGGAAGGATTAAAGCGACAAGaagttcttcaacaacactgAAAAATGTCCATGGAATATTGAACACAATAAGCTGGGGTATTCTAATGCCTGTTGGGGCCGTCATTGCAAGATACTTGAAGAGGTTCGAATCTGCAGGCCCTTTATGGTTCTACTTGCATGTCAGTTGTCAACTGCTGGCCTATATTCTTGGTGGTCTGTCTGGATTTGGGACTGGAATATTTCTTGGCATAAGGTCTCATGGAATTGAACATGGCTGTCACAAAATCATCGGCATTGTCCTCTTCTGTCTTGCAACAGCACAGGTGTTtgtgttg TTTGGTGGTCTGGTCAGACCTGACAAAGATAGCAAGTATCGTCCCTTCTTCAACTGGTTCCACTTCGTGGCGGGTTGCTCAACACTTATCCTAAGCATATTCAACATATACAAAGGATTTGACATATTGAACGCCGCAAGATTTTGGAGGCTTACCTACAGTGGTATAATACTAACTTTGCTACTGGTCACGCTACTATTGGAAATATGCACAAGATGGTGCCTGCCGATAACTAAGCGTTCGATGTCAAATACCGTGGACAAAAACACATCCACTGTCGCTGCAGTAGCTGCAATGGAG agtCAGGGTGTTGGACTAGGAAAGCAAGAGGATGTCTTGTTGGGATATTGCTACTTATGTGATAGCAGCCCTATTCTAGGAAAGGGTTGCCATTGTCAAGAGACTGCAGCTGGAGTTGCACCATCCATGTGCACCCATCCAAGATGTCAAAGGTTGGGAGtcaccattgttgaagaagagctggagttggcagccaccattgttaaAGAAGAGCTGGAGCTGGTGGCAccattcttgcctataaataggcaataa
- the LOC133668000 gene encoding protein IQ-DOMAIN 13-like, with the protein MGKKGSWFSAIKRVFSPHSKDKLASESDKRSTKEKKKKGLGKLRHGETTSFIPLFREPSSIEKILDEAERENKLIFRPPTPPEELTTPPFVPPRADSPRVASQRVTSPRAATPRAVSPRAASPRVASPRAASPRNAQRHKEIYYRPEPTLRNHHASATKIQAAYRGYVARRSFRALKGLVRLQGVIRGQNVKRQTMNAMKHMQLVVRVQSQIQSRRIQMLENQARRQAQNRNDKEVESTLGKWGQLSEAGNNEDWDDSVLTKEEIDARLQKRVEAVVKRERAMAYAYSHQLWKATPKSAQSALMDIRSNGFPWWWNWLERQLPPTNPPESQALRNFQLTPPRPRSDMKASPRPPSRSHKQQHYGFDNMDTPTPRSSKSTAFVPTRQARTPLHRTPQANSPSLSKYSMARASAANSPFNLPLKDDDSLMSCPPFSVPNYMSPTVSAKAKERANSNPKERFPGTPTSEKRRLSFPLTQGIGSFKWNKGSFTSKDSSSQRGLDRHQSLQSIGNLSVDSTVSMPATRKPFNRFV; encoded by the exons ATGGGAAAGAAAGGGAGTTGGTTTTCAGCAATCAAGAGGGTCTTTTCACCCCACTCCAAGGACAAACTAGCTAGT GAATCAGATAAGAGAAGCacgaaagaaaagaagaagaagggtcttggaaaactaagacatgGAGAGACCACTTCATTCATTCCCCTGTTTAGAGAACCAAGCAGTATTGAGAAAATTTTGGATGAGGCTGAAAgagagaataaattaattttcaggCCTCCAACGCCTCCTGAGGAACTGACAACACCACCTTTTGTGCCTCCAAGAGCCGATTCTCCGAGGGTTGCTTCTCAAAGAGTCACCTCTCCAAGAGCTGCTACTCCAAGAGCTGTTTCCCCTAGAGCGGCATCTCCAAGGGTTGCTTCCCCTAGAGCAGCTTCTCCTAGGAATGCTCAACGCCATAAGGAGATATATTACAGACCAGAACCAACTCTAAGAAACCATCATGCTTCGGCTACCAAGATCCAAGCAGCCTATAGAGGCTATGTT GCAAGGAGGAGCTTCAGAGCACTGAAGGGTCTTGTGAGGCTTCAAGGAGTGATAAGAGGACAGAATGTGAAGCGGCAGACAATGAATGCGATGAAACACATGCAGCTCGTGGTGCGGGTCCAGTCTCAGATTCAGTCTCGGAGGATCCAGATGTTAGAAAACCAAGCACGACGTCAAGctcaaaacagaaatgataaaGAAGTGGAGAGTACCTTGGGCAAATGGGGCCAGTTG TCTGAGGCAGGTAATAACGAAGACTGGGATGACAGCGTGCTGACAAAGGAGGAAATTGACGCAAGGTTGCAGAAAAGGGTGGAGGCAGTCGTCAAGAGAGAAAGAGCCATGGCTTATGCATATTCCCACCAG CTGTGGAAAGCCACTCCAAAATCTGCTCAGTCAGCTCTAATGGATATCCGTTCCAATGGGTTTCCATGGTGGTGGAACTGGTTAGAGCGTCAGCTACCTCCAACTAATCCTCCTGAAAGCCAAGCCTTGAGGAATTTTCAACTTACACCACCAAGGCCACGTTCCGATATGAAGGCTAGCCCTAGGCCCCCATCCAGGAGCCACAAGCAACAACATTATGGGTTTGATAATATGGATACTCCAACACCGAGATCCTCAAAATCAACTGCTTTTGTGCCAACGAGACAAGCGCGAACTCCTCTACATAGAACACCACAAGCCAACAGCCCTAGCTTGTCAAAATATTCAATGGCAAGAGCCAGTGCAGCAAATTCTCCTTTTAACTTGCCATTGAAGGATGACGATAGCCTCATGAGCTGCCCACCATTTTCAGTGCCAAACTACATGAGCCCTACAGTTTCAGCCAAAGCCAAAGAGAGAGCTAATAGCAATCCCAAGGAGAGGTTTCCAGGGACCCCAACCAGTGAAAAGAGGAGACTGTCATTCCCTCTTACACAGGGCATTGGGTCTTTCAAGTGGAACAAAGGCTCCTTCACTAGCAAGGATTCAAGTTCTCAAAGGGGTTTAGATAGGCATCAGTCACTTCAATCCATAGGAAACTTGAGTGTGGATTCAACCGTCTCGATGCCTGCCACGCGAAAGCCATTTAACCGATTCGTGTGA